The Candidatus Angelobacter sp. genome window below encodes:
- the groL gene encoding chaperonin GroEL (60 kDa chaperone family; promotes refolding of misfolded polypeptides especially under stressful conditions; forms two stacked rings of heptamers to form a barrel-shaped 14mer; ends can be capped by GroES; misfolded proteins enter the barrel where they are refolded when GroES binds), translated as MAKDIKFDVGARDRLKTGVDVLANAVKVTLGPKGRNVVLQKSFGSPHVTKDGVSVAKEIELEDAIENLGAQMVKEVASKTNDVAGDGTTTATVLAQAIIREGLKNVAAGANPMDLKRGIDKAVEIVVENLKSQSQKVGEKGEKIKQVASISANNDEEIGSLIANAFEKVKKEGVITVEEAKSMETTVDVVEGMQFDRGYQSPYFVTNSEKMVSELDNPYILIYDKKISSMKDLMPILESVAQSGKPFLIISEEVEGEALATLVVNKLRGTLKVAAVKAPGFGDRREAMLEDIAILTRGIMVSEKTGQKLEDVKIDMLGRAERVTIDKDNTTIVNGYGNKESIKGRINEIKTQIENTTSDYDKEKLQERLAKLAGGVAVLYVGAASEVEMKEKKDRVNDALNATRAAVEEGIVAGGGVALVRAIKALQNIQTDNVDQNTGVQIVKRALEEPLRQIVANAGEEGSVVVAKVAEGIDDFGYDAKLGQYKNMIQAGIIDPTKVTRVALENASSVGSMLLTTECVVTEIKKDEPPTPPGVGMGGGMI; from the coding sequence ATGGCTAAAGATATAAAATTTGACGTAGGAGCCAGGGACAGATTGAAAACAGGTGTAGATGTCCTAGCTAATGCTGTAAAAGTAACTTTAGGTCCGAAAGGAAGAAATGTAGTTTTACAAAAATCTTTTGGAAGTCCTCATGTAACAAAAGATGGGGTTTCTGTAGCAAAAGAAATTGAATTAGAAGATGCCATTGAAAACTTAGGGGCACAGATGGTTAAAGAGGTAGCCTCTAAAACCAATGATGTAGCTGGGGATGGAACAACAACAGCTACTGTTTTAGCTCAAGCTATCATTAGAGAGGGTTTAAAAAATGTAGCAGCCGGTGCAAATCCTATGGATTTGAAAAGAGGAATAGATAAGGCTGTGGAAATAGTAGTAGAAAATCTAAAAAGTCAATCCCAAAAAGTAGGTGAAAAAGGAGAAAAAATTAAACAAGTAGCTTCTATATCTGCTAACAATGATGAGGAAATAGGTTCTTTAATAGCTAATGCTTTCGAAAAGGTAAAAAAAGAAGGGGTAATTACTGTAGAAGAGGCAAAAAGCATGGAAACCACAGTAGATGTTGTTGAAGGAATGCAATTTGACCGAGGATATCAATCTCCATATTTTGTTACAAATTCAGAAAAAATGGTTTCGGAGCTAGATAATCCATACATACTTATCTACGATAAAAAGATATCTTCAATGAAAGATCTTATGCCTATCTTAGAATCTGTAGCTCAATCAGGAAAACCTTTTTTGATCATTTCTGAAGAAGTTGAAGGGGAAGCTTTAGCCACTTTGGTAGTTAATAAGCTTAGAGGTACTTTAAAAGTAGCTGCTGTTAAAGCTCCAGGTTTTGGAGATCGTAGGGAAGCAATGCTTGAAGATATTGCGATTCTCACTAGAGGAATAATGGTTTCTGAAAAAACAGGGCAAAAGCTTGAAGATGTGAAAATAGATATGCTAGGACGTGCAGAAAGAGTTACCATAGACAAAGACAATACAACTATTGTAAATGGATATGGAAATAAAGAAAGTATAAAAGGAAGGATTAATGAAATAAAAACTCAGATAGAGAATACCACTTCTGATTATGATAAAGAAAAACTTCAAGAACGTTTAGCTAAATTAGCAGGGGGCGTAGCTGTTCTTTACGTTGGTGCTGCTTCTGAAGTAGAAATGAAAGAGAAGAAAGATAGAGTAAATGATGCACTAAATGCTACTCGTGCAGCAGTAGAGGAAGGAATTGTAGCTGGAGGAGGAGTAGCCTTAGTCCGAGCTATAAAAGCTCTTCAAAATATCCAAACTGATAATGTAGATCAAAATACAGGAGTTCAAATAGTTAAACGAGCTTTAGAAGAACCTTTACGTCAAATTGTTGCTAATGCTGGAGAAGAAGGATCTGTAGTTGTTGCCAAAGTGGCTGAGGGAATAGACGATTTTGGATATGATGCTAAGTTAGGTCAATATAAAAATATGATTCAGGCTGGAATAATCGATCCAACAAAGGTAACACGCGTTGCTTTGGAAAACGCTTCTTCAGTAGGTTCCATGCTTTTAACTACTGAATGTGTAGTTACCGAAATTAAAAAAGATGAACCTCCTACTCCACCTGGAGTCGGAATGGGAGGTGGAATGATTTAA
- the trpS gene encoding tryptophan--tRNA ligase — protein MMRVLTGIQSTGTPHLGNLLGAILPTIKMTNISSNPSFILIADLHSLTNIKDSEIIKENTYSVLSAFLAFGLPLDKVVCYKQSDVPEVTELAWYLSCFFPYKRLTLSHSFKDKYNQDISVGLFSYPILMASDILLYNAKIVPVGKDQLQHLEITRNIAERFNRKMGKIFVLPKANIQEEAKSVPGTDGYKMSKSRGNIIDIFSTKEYLKNQIMSIRTDSKSLEDPKDPYVDSIFSIYRLLASKAEVEEMRERYLNGGYGYSQAKKVLYELILNRFSIERKKFHFFLKKRNYLDDIFHFGAKKARKIARYTICKVRKALGFL, from the coding sequence ATTATGAGAGTTTTAACTGGGATCCAAAGTACTGGAACCCCACATTTAGGGAATTTACTTGGAGCTATTTTACCCACCATTAAAATGACCAATATTTCTTCAAATCCTTCTTTTATACTTATCGCAGATTTACACAGTTTAACGAATATTAAAGATTCAGAAATTATAAAAGAGAATACTTATAGTGTTTTATCAGCTTTTTTAGCCTTTGGTTTACCTTTGGATAAAGTTGTCTGTTATAAACAATCTGATGTACCAGAGGTAACTGAGTTAGCTTGGTATTTGAGTTGTTTTTTTCCTTATAAACGTCTTACTTTATCTCATTCTTTTAAAGATAAGTACAACCAAGATATAAGCGTAGGACTTTTCTCTTATCCAATATTGATGGCTTCAGACATTTTACTTTATAATGCTAAAATAGTTCCAGTTGGAAAAGATCAATTACAACATTTAGAGATTACTCGTAATATCGCAGAGCGTTTCAATAGAAAAATGGGAAAAATTTTTGTCCTACCTAAGGCTAATATACAAGAAGAAGCTAAATCAGTGCCTGGAACAGATGGATATAAAATGAGTAAATCCAGAGGCAATATAATTGATATCTTTTCCACTAAAGAGTATTTAAAAAACCAGATTATGAGTATACGAACTGATAGCAAATCTTTAGAAGATCCTAAGGATCCTTATGTAGATAGCATTTTTTCTATTTATAGATTGCTAGCTTCTAAAGCAGAAGTGGAGGAAATGAGAGAACGTTATTTAAATGGTGGGTATGGATATAGTCAAGCAAAGAAAGTCTTGTATGAACTTATTTTAAATAGATTTTCTATTGAACGAAAAAAGTTTCATTTTTTTCTAAAAAAAAGAAATTATCTAGATGATATTTTCCACTTTGGAGCTAAAAAAGCTAGAAAAATTGCCAGATATACGATATGCAAAGTTAGGAAAGCTTTAGGTTTTCTTTAG
- a CDS encoding co-chaperone GroES, producing MEELKIKPLADRVIVEPVPAESKTASGIIIPDTAKEKPQAGIVVAVGPGKKNESMTVKEGNKVLYGKYSGTELKIYGKDYLIMRESDIFAII from the coding sequence ATGGAAGAATTAAAAATTAAACCTTTAGCAGATCGCGTTATTGTGGAACCTGTGCCTGCTGAAAGCAAGACTGCATCAGGAATTATAATTCCTGATACAGCTAAGGAGAAACCTCAAGCTGGTATAGTTGTTGCGGTTGGACCTGGAAAAAAAAATGAATCTATGACAGTAAAGGAGGGTAATAAAGTATTGTATGGAAAATATTCAGGCACTGAATTGAAAATATACGGGAAAGATTACCTTATTATGCGTGAATCTGACATTTTTGCAATTATTTAA
- a CDS encoding glutamine--tRNA ligase/YqeY domain fusion protein produces the protein MNEKNFIEKIIEEDLRKGFPKKKLHFRFPPEPNGYLHIGHAKAICLNFGLGEKYRVPVNLRFDDTNPTKEKNSYVEEIKKDIQWLGFKWDKECYASDYFEDLYKWSQSLIKYGKAYVEEQTKDLIISNRKTPFEVGISSPFRTRPIEENLNLFQSMKYGEFEEGSYVLRAKIDMSSSNMNLRDPIMYRILKKEHPHTKNKWCIYPTYDWAHGQSDYIEKISHSLCSLEFENHRPLYYWYLDQIPKKEDQIRPKQIEFSRLNLSYTILSKRKLHRIVEEGVVRGWDDPRMPTLRGLRRRGYTAKSIRDFCNRIGIAKRDNLIDLSLLEFFIREHLNVITQRALVVIDPIELVIDNYPDSYVEWVFWENPERKIPFSKFLYIERDDFMENASKRFFRLTLDQEVRLKNAYIIKAVKAVKDINGKIVRVHCLYDPNSKSGSGIKKNRNIKVTLHWVSIKHSFEIEVRLYNNLFLEENPEVNKVRDFMDFLNPNSLKIVHGYAEPFLRLAKDGDQFQFQRLGYFCVDTESTKGKLVFNKTVCL, from the coding sequence ATGAATGAAAAAAACTTCATTGAAAAAATTATAGAAGAAGATTTAAGAAAGGGGTTTCCTAAAAAAAAGCTTCACTTTCGTTTTCCTCCAGAACCAAACGGATATCTTCATATAGGACACGCAAAGGCTATTTGTCTAAATTTTGGTTTAGGAGAAAAATATAGAGTACCCGTAAATTTACGATTTGATGATACCAATCCAACAAAAGAGAAAAATTCTTATGTAGAAGAAATTAAAAAAGACATACAATGGCTAGGTTTTAAATGGGATAAGGAATGTTACGCTTCCGATTATTTCGAAGATTTATACAAATGGAGTCAATCTCTTATAAAATATGGCAAGGCATACGTGGAGGAACAAACAAAAGATCTTATTATTTCTAATAGAAAGACGCCTTTTGAAGTTGGAATTTCAAGTCCTTTTAGAACTCGTCCTATTGAAGAAAACCTAAATTTATTTCAAAGTATGAAATACGGAGAATTTGAAGAAGGAAGTTATGTGCTTAGAGCAAAGATAGACATGAGTTCTTCAAACATGAATTTGCGTGACCCAATCATGTATCGAATTCTTAAAAAAGAACATCCCCATACTAAAAATAAGTGGTGCATTTATCCAACTTATGATTGGGCACATGGGCAATCAGACTATATAGAAAAAATATCCCATTCTTTATGTTCTCTTGAATTTGAAAATCACAGGCCTCTATATTATTGGTATCTGGATCAGATACCTAAAAAAGAAGACCAAATACGGCCTAAGCAAATAGAATTTTCCAGACTTAACCTAAGTTATACTATTTTGAGCAAAAGAAAGCTTCATCGTATCGTGGAAGAAGGGGTAGTCAGAGGATGGGACGATCCTCGCATGCCTACATTAAGAGGTTTAAGAAGAAGAGGATATACAGCTAAATCTATAAGAGATTTTTGTAATAGGATAGGGATAGCAAAACGGGATAACTTAATTGACCTATCTTTACTCGAATTTTTTATTAGAGAACATTTGAACGTAATAACACAAAGAGCTTTGGTGGTTATTGATCCTATTGAATTAGTCATTGATAACTATCCAGATAGTTATGTGGAATGGGTTTTTTGGGAAAACCCTGAAAGAAAAATTCCTTTTTCAAAGTTTTTATATATAGAAAGAGATGATTTTATGGAAAATGCTTCTAAAAGATTTTTTCGTTTAACTCTAGATCAAGAAGTTAGGCTAAAAAATGCCTATATTATAAAAGCAGTTAAAGCCGTTAAAGATATTAATGGAAAAATTGTAAGAGTCCACTGTTTGTATGATCCTAATAGTAAATCAGGTAGTGGAATAAAAAAGAATAGAAATATTAAAGTAACTTTGCATTGGGTCTCTATAAAGCATTCTTTTGAAATAGAAGTACGTTTATATAATAATCTTTTTTTAGAAGAAAATCCAGAAGTAAATAAGGTAAGAGACTTTATGGATTTTTTAAATCCAAATTCTCTAAAAATTGTACATGGTTACGCTGAACCCTTTTTAAGATTAGCTAAAGATGGGGATCAATTTCAATTCCAACGCTTAGGTTATTTTTGTGTTGATACTGAGAGCACAAAGGGTAAACTGGTATTCAACAAAACCGTTTGTTTATAA
- a CDS encoding Mrp/NBP35 family ATP-binding protein, whose product MDRERMIKFLKEIYISGQEINIVDNQSILEIFFSKKEIVFHISLPAMQAKKKLEYDISKAINTKIKINTVINHQSTCRKIQGVKSIIAFASGKGGVGKSTLAVNITITLSKMGFKVGILDADVYGPSIPIMFNSENVRVPSIFREGKEKIKPFENYGVKMLSLGFFAHLNKAVLWRGPLAVKALRQLIRDSYWGNIDFLVVDFPPGTGDIHISLFQELPISGAIVVSTPQKLSLADVKRTINMFRLKEINVPILGIVENMAFFKRKDTPKKYFPFGKKGAKKLSIELGLPFLGEIPIVEDLHSDTESVFSLYTNKVLKKISKNILIGID is encoded by the coding sequence ATGGATAGAGAAAGAATGATAAAATTTTTAAAGGAAATTTATATTTCCGGGCAGGAGATTAATATTGTAGATAATCAATCTATTCTTGAGATTTTTTTCTCTAAAAAGGAGATTGTTTTTCATATATCATTGCCTGCAATGCAAGCGAAAAAAAAACTTGAATATGATATTTCTAAAGCTATAAACACAAAAATAAAAATTAATACAGTAATTAATCATCAGAGTACTTGTAGAAAAATACAAGGAGTAAAAAGTATTATAGCTTTTGCTTCTGGAAAAGGAGGAGTGGGAAAATCTACTTTAGCCGTAAATATAACAATAACTTTATCTAAAATGGGTTTTAAAGTTGGCATATTAGATGCTGACGTATATGGGCCTTCTATTCCTATAATGTTTAATTCGGAAAATGTTAGAGTCCCTTCTATCTTTAGAGAAGGAAAAGAAAAAATCAAACCTTTTGAAAATTATGGAGTAAAGATGTTATCTTTAGGTTTTTTTGCTCATCTTAATAAAGCAGTTTTATGGCGCGGTCCTCTGGCAGTTAAAGCATTGAGACAATTAATAAGAGATTCTTATTGGGGAAATATAGATTTCTTAGTTGTAGATTTTCCACCTGGAACTGGTGATATCCATATTTCTCTTTTTCAGGAGTTGCCCATTTCCGGAGCTATTGTGGTAAGTACACCACAAAAGCTATCTTTGGCTGATGTTAAAAGGACTATAAATATGTTTAGGCTAAAGGAGATAAACGTTCCTATACTTGGAATCGTAGAAAATATGGCTTTTTTCAAAAGAAAAGATACCCCAAAAAAATATTTCCCATTTGGTAAAAAAGGTGCAAAAAAACTTTCTATTGAACTTGGGCTTCCCTTTTTAGGTGAAATACCTATCGTAGAAGATCTTCATTCAGATACAGAATCTGTGTTCTCTCTTTATACAAATAAAGTTTTAAAAAAAATTTCTAAAAATATTTTAATAGGAATTGATTAA
- the atpG gene encoding ATP synthase F1 subunit gamma, with product MSLGLKEIKGRIHSVSSIMQITSAMKVVSASKLKKYGEILYRICHYVNKLEEILKKMSYSWGRNLSKKSLFVVFTSHRGLCGTFNTSIFRMIENLLKTKSSKEIHLMIIGKKGIDFFEKKKYKILNENKISKISILSKKLMQKFFNMDFFSIDLAYNTPKSLKYQKTIRKRFLPFSFSSRAYVNFLFEPSKERIFDSIIPMILRINFIKAFLESTVSENTARMTSMHIATENASDLKSELTLSSNKIRQEAITKEILEIIGGTKKL from the coding sequence ATGTCTTTAGGGTTAAAGGAAATAAAAGGGAGGATCCATTCAGTGTCTTCTATCATGCAAATTACCTCTGCTATGAAAGTAGTTTCTGCTTCAAAACTTAAAAAATATGGGGAAATACTTTATCGTATTTGTCATTATGTAAATAAGCTGGAAGAGATATTAAAAAAAATGAGCTATTCTTGGGGTCGAAATTTATCCAAAAAATCATTATTCGTTGTATTTACTTCGCATAGGGGATTATGCGGAACTTTTAACACCTCCATCTTCCGTATGATAGAAAATCTTCTAAAGACAAAATCTTCCAAAGAAATTCATCTAATGATAATAGGAAAAAAAGGAATAGATTTTTTTGAAAAAAAAAAATATAAAATATTAAACGAAAATAAAATTTCTAAAATATCTATTCTGTCAAAGAAACTAATGCAAAAGTTTTTTAACATGGATTTTTTCTCAATAGATTTAGCGTATAATACACCAAAAAGTCTGAAATATCAAAAAACCATTAGAAAGCGATTTCTACCTTTTTCTTTCTCATCTAGAGCATATGTTAACTTTCTTTTTGAACCTTCAAAAGAAAGAATTTTTGATTCTATTATCCCAATGATATTAAGAATAAATTTTATCAAAGCTTTTTTGGAATCAACTGTATCGGAAAATACAGCTAGAATGACTTCCATGCATATAGCTACTGAAAATGCCTCAGATTTAAAATCTGAGCTAACATTGAGTTCGAACAAAATAAGACAAGAAGCTATTACAAAAGAGATTTTAGAAATTATTGGAGGAACAAAAAAATTATGA
- the rplU gene encoding 50S ribosomal protein L21, whose protein sequence is MYAIVDIGGFQCKVFTGKLSFVPLLDSEINSEVFFDRVYLINKEVGSPIIGNPIIQGSFVQVKVLKHIKGDKILVFKKKRRKGFKVKRGYRKKNTIIKVISILLVK, encoded by the coding sequence GTGTATGCAATAGTAGATATTGGAGGATTTCAGTGTAAAGTTTTTACTGGAAAATTATCATTCGTTCCTCTTCTAGATTCTGAAATTAATTCAGAAGTATTTTTTGATCGCGTTTATCTGATAAACAAAGAAGTAGGATCCCCAATTATTGGAAATCCTATTATACAAGGATCTTTTGTCCAAGTAAAAGTACTGAAACATATAAAAGGGGATAAAATCCTTGTTTTCAAGAAAAAAAGAAGAAAAGGATTTAAAGTTAAACGTGGATATAGAAAAAAAAATACAATAATTAAAGTGATTTCTATTCTTTTGGTAAAATAA
- the secG gene encoding preprotein translocase subunit SecG — protein MGILENRKHFMFLYVFLAVILILTCLLLTFVILIQNPKRDSLSYSNLGDRSIQIFGVQRVVNFWEKLTWILAIFIFILIYFYNFILKNR, from the coding sequence ATGGGAATTCTTGAAAATAGAAAACATTTTATGTTTCTTTATGTATTTTTGGCGGTAATTCTTATTTTGACTTGTTTACTACTTACATTTGTAATATTAATACAAAATCCTAAAAGGGATTCTCTTTCTTATTCTAATTTAGGAGATAGAAGCATTCAAATATTCGGGGTTCAACGTGTTGTAAATTTTTGGGAAAAGCTTACTTGGATTTTAGCTATTTTCATTTTTATTTTGATTTATTTTTATAATTTTATTTTAAAAAACAGATAG
- the rpmA gene encoding 50S ribosomal protein L27, translating into MAHKKGVGSSRNGRDSKSKRLGVKIFGGQLAKVGNIIVRQRGTKHLSGRWVGVGRDHTLYAKAEGKVFFRKKANISFVSIEKI; encoded by the coding sequence ATGGCTCATAAAAAAGGTGTAGGGAGTTCTAGAAATGGTAGAGACTCGAAAAGTAAGCGATTAGGGGTAAAAATTTTTGGGGGTCAGTTAGCTAAAGTAGGAAATATAATAGTGCGGCAACGTGGAACAAAACATTTATCTGGTAGATGGGTAGGGGTTGGAAGAGATCACACTTTATATGCAAAAGCAGAAGGAAAGGTTTTTTTCAGAAAGAAAGCGAATATTTCTTTCGTTTCTATAGAAAAAATATGA
- the miaB gene encoding tRNA (N6-isopentenyl adenosine(37)-C2)-methylthiotransferase MiaB: protein MLSIQDRTQRNIRKLYIESYGCQMNFSDSEIVISLLKEDGFEPTNKFEEADLLFINTCSIREKAEKNVKNRLKIFNLLKKKKPKMIIGMLGCMAERLKLKLLEEEKLVDLIVGPDSYRDIPHLVKLVESKNAINVTFSNSKEETYADIKPVRENGVTAFISITRGCDNMCSFCIVPFTRGRERSRDPKSIIEECEELWKKSYKEITLLGQNVDSYIWYGGGVKKDFHKASNLKKYTSINFAKLLEFIAKAVPAMRIRFSTSNPCDMSVEVLETISRNTNICQHIHLPVQSGSTRVLQRMNRRSTRVEYLSLIRMIRTILPDCSISHDIITGFCGERDQDHNDTLSLMEYVKYDFGYMFAYSSRPGTFAEKNLKDDVPEKIKKRRLSEIIDLQRKHSSERIQRHVGKVQEVLIEGESKKSKFHWYGRNSQSAVVVFPKDNYHLGDLVKVKINDCTAATLIGEVLKH from the coding sequence ATGCTTTCTATTCAGGATAGAACCCAAAGGAACATTAGGAAATTGTATATAGAAAGTTACGGATGTCAAATGAATTTTTCAGATAGCGAAATTGTAATTTCACTATTAAAAGAAGATGGATTTGAACCAACTAATAAATTTGAAGAAGCGGATTTATTATTTATAAATACTTGTTCAATACGAGAAAAAGCTGAAAAAAACGTAAAAAATCGTTTAAAAATATTTAATCTTTTAAAAAAAAAAAAACCTAAAATGATAATCGGAATGCTGGGTTGCATGGCCGAACGTTTAAAGTTAAAACTATTAGAAGAAGAAAAACTCGTTGATTTAATCGTAGGGCCTGATTCTTATCGAGACATTCCTCACTTAGTTAAATTAGTTGAATCTAAAAATGCTATTAATGTTACTTTTTCTAATTCTAAAGAAGAGACATATGCAGATATTAAACCAGTTCGTGAAAATGGAGTTACTGCTTTCATAAGTATTACACGTGGTTGTGATAATATGTGTAGTTTTTGCATAGTTCCTTTTACCAGAGGAAGAGAAAGAAGTAGAGATCCTAAAAGCATTATAGAAGAATGCGAAGAACTATGGAAAAAATCGTATAAAGAAATTACTCTTTTAGGTCAAAATGTGGATTCTTATATTTGGTACGGGGGTGGGGTAAAAAAAGATTTTCATAAAGCTTCAAATTTAAAAAAATATACATCTATAAATTTTGCTAAACTCCTTGAGTTTATCGCTAAAGCTGTTCCAGCCATGCGGATCCGTTTTTCTACCTCCAATCCTTGTGATATGTCGGTAGAAGTTTTGGAAACAATTTCTCGGAATACGAATATTTGCCAACACATACATTTACCAGTCCAATCTGGAAGCACTAGAGTACTTCAACGAATGAATCGCAGATCCACTCGCGTGGAATACCTTTCTTTAATTAGAATGATTCGAACAATCCTTCCTGATTGTTCCATATCGCATGATATAATTACAGGTTTTTGTGGAGAAAGGGACCAAGATCATAATGATACATTGAGTTTAATGGAATACGTGAAGTATGACTTTGGCTACATGTTCGCCTATTCATCTCGTCCTGGAACCTTTGCTGAAAAAAATCTTAAAGATGACGTTCCTGAAAAAATTAAAAAACGTAGACTTTCTGAAATTATAGATTTACAACGAAAACATTCTTCTGAACGAATACAGAGACATGTTGGAAAGGTACAGGAAGTTTTAATTGAAGGTGAATCAAAAAAAAGTAAATTTCATTGGTATGGAAGAAACTCTCAAAGCGCGGTTGTAGTTTTTCCAAAAGATAATTATCATTTAGGAGACTTGGTTAAAGTAAAAATTAATGATTGTACGGCTGCTACTTTAATAGGGGAAGTTTTAAAACATTAG
- the lepA gene encoding translation elongation factor 4, whose amino-acid sequence MREYIRNFCIIAHIDHGKSTLADRLLELTKTVSDQEKKDQLLDDMELERERGITIKSHAIQMTYAYRGKTYILNLIDTPGHADFSSEVSRSIYSCEGALLVVDASQSIQAQTISNLYLALENNLTIIPVLNKIDLPGSRTYEVLDDVIELTSSHPKEIILASAKKGLGIEEILQAIMTRIPPPNGSPLEPLQAFIFDSNYNPFKGIEIYFRIIHGYMVKGQKLKFLDSGQTYSANEIGILKFKKISRECIQTGDVGYVISGIKEAKDVKVGDTFTSSENPAIFPLKKFVESKPMIFSGIYPLHNKDYEELRTSMEKLRLNDASLSFVSETSTVLGFGFRCGLLGMLHMEIVKERLEKEYNMTVIITIPNVSYHVFLKKNTEKAIIVKNPSDFPDLSKLDRVEEPYIRAEIITMYDYVGSIISLCLEKRGVIKNQLHLTLHRVKLVFEMPLSEVVFDFYDRLKKLSKGYASFDYTLLEYRPSNLVKIDILINHQVVDSLSFLSPRNNSFKMGKKICEKLRELIPRHHFDIPIQATLGSKILSRETIKSFRKDVTAKCYGGDISRKRKLLEQQKLGKKKMRNIGKIEIPQSAFIEIFSLLRFLK is encoded by the coding sequence ATGAGGGAATACATACGTAACTTTTGTATAATTGCACATATAGATCACGGAAAAAGTACTCTGGCTGATCGATTACTTGAGTTAACGAAAACCGTTTCTGATCAAGAAAAAAAAGATCAACTGCTTGACGATATGGAACTAGAGAGAGAGAGAGGAATTACTATAAAAAGTCACGCTATACAAATGACATATGCTTATAGAGGGAAAACTTACATTCTCAATTTGATTGATACACCTGGACACGCAGATTTTTCCTCTGAAGTCTCGCGCTCTATTTATTCTTGTGAAGGAGCTCTACTTGTTGTAGATGCTTCTCAAAGTATACAAGCTCAAACTATTTCGAACCTATACTTAGCTTTGGAGAATAATTTAACTATTATTCCGGTTTTGAATAAGATTGATCTTCCTGGATCTAGAACTTATGAAGTACTCGATGACGTTATTGAATTGACATCTAGTCATCCTAAAGAAATTATATTAGCTAGTGCTAAAAAAGGACTGGGAATTGAAGAAATTCTTCAAGCTATAATGACACGAATTCCTCCACCTAATGGGAGCCCTTTAGAACCGCTCCAAGCGTTTATATTTGATTCAAATTATAATCCATTCAAAGGTATAGAAATTTATTTTCGCATTATACATGGGTATATGGTAAAAGGCCAAAAACTTAAGTTTTTAGACTCTGGCCAAACATATTCTGCTAATGAGATAGGGATCCTTAAATTTAAAAAAATTTCCAGAGAGTGTATTCAAACAGGTGATGTAGGATATGTGATATCTGGAATTAAAGAAGCTAAAGATGTAAAAGTTGGGGATACCTTTACATCTTCAGAAAACCCAGCTATTTTTCCTTTAAAAAAATTTGTAGAATCTAAACCAATGATATTCTCAGGCATTTATCCCTTGCATAATAAGGATTATGAAGAGTTGAGAACTTCTATGGAAAAATTACGTTTAAATGATGCTTCTTTAAGTTTCGTTTCTGAAACTTCAACTGTTTTAGGGTTTGGGTTTCGATGCGGATTACTTGGAATGCTTCATATGGAAATAGTTAAAGAACGGCTTGAAAAAGAATATAATATGACCGTAATTATTACCATTCCGAATGTTTCTTATCATGTTTTTTTAAAAAAAAATACGGAAAAGGCTATAATAGTTAAAAATCCATCGGATTTTCCTGATTTAAGTAAATTGGATCGTGTAGAGGAGCCTTATATCCGTGCTGAAATTATTACTATGTACGATTATGTCGGATCCATAATATCCTTGTGCTTGGAAAAAAGAGGTGTGATAAAGAATCAATTGCATCTTACTTTGCATCGTGTTAAATTGGTTTTTGAAATGCCTTTATCTGAAGTCGTTTTTGATTTTTATGATCGTTTAAAAAAACTTTCTAAAGGGTATGCTTCTTTCGATTATACTCTTTTAGAGTATAGACCTTCCAATTTGGTAAAAATAGATATTCTGATAAATCACCAAGTCGTTGATTCGCTTTCCTTCTTGTCTCCTCGAAATAATTCATTTAAAATGGGAAAAAAAATATGTGAAAAATTACGGGAACTCATTCCACGCCATCATTTCGATATTCCTATTCAAGCAACTCTTGGAAGCAAGATTCTTTCTAGAGAAACGATCAAATCTTTTCGAAAAGATGTAACAGCTAAATGCTATGGTGGGGATATCTCTAGAAAGAGAAAGCTACTTGAGCAGCAAAAACTAGGAAAAAAGAAAATGCGTAATATTGGTAAAATAGAGATTCCACAGTCAGCTTTCATAGAAATTTTTTCTCTTCTTAGATTTTTAAAATAA